The sequence tctagaactaaaatacatctagatacatccattcccccgacaagtatttccggacggagggagtactacataagaTATATCACCAGAGTAGCACACTTATGAAATGCTATAATGTAAATAGGACAACTGACTCAAATGATGTCTGGTCCTTAGTTTGGATACTACTGATATCCCACGTGCCTATTGAGGTGCTCACTCGTTATCAAGAGTGGGTTATCTGTCAAGTCTAATCCTCTTGTGGACAACCCGACATCTCCTCCATCACCATGACCTGCTCTTTTCTCAGATGGTGCTCCACAACCACCTCAAAAAAGCGCTCTGGCGTTGCCACAAGCTTCTTGAAGAAATCACAAGAACCTCTCTTTTACTTAGGCAAAGGCTAGTGTAATTTTTCTTTCCTTTTGGCCTCGGCCTGTACTGGTTATTTTCTTCTCCTCTGCTAAAAGATACGACAGCATTCCtgtcaatttttcaaaaaaaatagccAACCGGCCAACCTGTCTAGAAGGGGTGGCCATCAAGAGTACCAATCTCTCGGACTTTGGCTTGAACATGATCAACGCCGATAGCTCAAACTGATGCAACAAAGGCAATTGCAATGCACACCCAATGCACCAACTCTTCCCTCACCTCACGTTGCACAATTTATACACTAGCGGACTATTTGGTGGATTTGTTCGCATGCTtcaggccgggcttgggcctgcCCTGGGTATGATTAGGTCTAATCATGGCCATCCTTGAGTTTCACTATGAACATCGTCTTGGTCATTACTCGATCTTCTCTTGAACCTGACCTTCATCATATTTGGTTCACTTGTATGATTGTATCTTTGATCCTTTGAAGTTCATCCCTATGTTTTTTCTTGACACAAGTTGTCCCTCCTCTTGAACTTGTTAATCTTGATGCATATCTTTATTTGATGACATTCATCCTGGAAAATCCATCCAATATCCTTCATGCATCACCTGTGAAAACCTCATACACAACGTAACAAAACTGTTTGTCCACAGTAATTTTCATTATTACCGAAACCACACTTAGAGGATAGTTATACTTCCCAATTGCCAAAAGCATTGCATGAATTAACAAAAACAAACAGTATATATATTCAGCAAATTCAAAAAAGAATTGCATGAATTAATGTAATACTTTGGATAACAAATAATTTGATGCTATAGAAGTTTCAGTTCATGTTTTCTCTTTGTCTGACGCTTGAGCATAGCCTGTTATACTAAGCATACTCCTACTGCTAGTTCTAGATCATTCTACtcactggtaattattcttttgtACTTAGGCCGACTGCCAATCTTGATGAGCAAATAGGCCGACACATGCCTCCTGACAGTTGGCGCCCTTCAAGCCCAAGCTCAATGGCACCTCATCAGTTTAATAACTTTGGGCCTGACAATTCTATGGGCCTGATGGGCGGCCCTGCTACATCAACAGCAGATAATGTATGGTACAAGCCAAGCCTTTACTAGTGTTACCTTTTCTAGTCTACTTACCTTTGATCATTGCAGGTTACTTTCCGGCCTCAGATGTTTCATGGGAATGGTTCTTTGTCAAGTCAGACAGCTGTGCCGACATCATCTCATATGGTACTGGCATATTAAGGACTTCTGATGTTTGTGAATTGACTTTGATCTTTTGTTTCCTGCGCCTGGTCATCAATGGTCGTGATGCCTTTTACTTTGTAGGGCATAAATCCTTCCTTGTCTCAAGGGCATCATCTAGGTGGGCCACAGATCTCGCCCTTGCAAAAGCCAACTGGCCCACCGCAGAATTTTCCTGTACAGTTGCAGAATGCTCAGCAAGGGCAGCTTCATGCCTCACAATCCTTGGGGCCTGGTTCTTTTGGCCAGAATATACCAACTATGCAATTACCTGGCCAGCTCCCTGTGTCACAACCGTTGACGCAGCAAAATGCTTCTGCAGGCGCTCTACAGGCGCCTTCAGCTGTACATTCCAATCCCATGCAAGCTGTTCCTGGACAACAGCAACTTCCTTCCAATGTAACACCGCAAATGCTGCAGCAGCCTGTCCAGCAGATGCTGTCACAAGCACCACAGTTGCTACTTCAACAGCAGCAGGCAGCTATACAGTCCAGTTATCAATCTTCACAGCAGACGATTTTTCAGCTTCAGCAACAGCTGCAGCtactacagcagcagcagcagcagcaccagcagcaacCTAACTTAAATCAGCAGCCACACACGCAAGTTCCTAAGCAACAGGTAATTCCTCTATTACCATGAGAAAATGTTTTTCTTAATCACTCTGCACAATTCCTTCTGTTTTGCTTCCTTGCCATCATTTATGTTCTCTGGCCTGTGTTGTATTATGCATTTACATTTTACACAAGTTCGAAGTTTTTGTGTACTGTTATTCACTCTTTCAGTTTGGGTTTGCAGGGACAGCCGGTGCAATCTAATACCCCTGGTGCTCCGGCTGCCATGATGACGACAAAAATAAATGCAATTCCACAGCAGGTCAATTCGCCTGCAGTCTCTTTAACTTGCAATTGGACCGAACATACCTCACCTGAAGGTTTTAAATATTACTACAATAGCATAACTCGAGAGAGTAAGGTGAATACTTCATCACATATCATCTCAAAGTTAAAATATTGGGAATTTGATTCTTATGAGCTATTATGTTGCAGTGGGAGAAGCCTGAAGAATATATACTGTATgagcagcagcagcaccaccagaaACTTATTTTACTTCAACAGCACCAACAAAAGCTTGTTGCGCAGCAACTTCAGTCACCTCCTCAGGCTCAAACTATTCCGCCTGTGCAATCTATGCAACACCATCCCCAGTCACAGCAAGGACATAACCAAATGCAGATGAAACAGCAGGTGCCCATTCTTTTTTTTAGCTGTAagggattttatatttatataaatacTGCTTTGGTGCATTGCATTATCATCACAGCACTTTACAATAACAATGTATGGCATCGTTGCAGTCTCCCATTGTTTGCCTTGTTACTAAAGCTGAGTCTGTAAATTATGATATCTGAAGTTTGAAATTTCAAAAACTTCTACAGGATTTGAATTATAATCAGTTACAGGCAACTGGCACGATTGATCCTAGTAGGATTCAGCAGGTAATATATTGCATTATTTAGACCT comes from Triticum aestivum cultivar Chinese Spring chromosome 5B, IWGSC CS RefSeq v2.1, whole genome shotgun sequence and encodes:
- the LOC123111501 gene encoding flowering time control protein FCA; amino-acid sequence: MHRGSDRSGDPPGPAGGARSGADGRFARGPSRWSGGGGGSPPPHRSSRGGSSDGGGGGRFHPYRAPSEYVVGGGGTGGYRGGGGAGGGDFGETAGGARSRYGGGGGGGRGDYSDHDNKSGYVKLFVGSVPRTANEDDVRPLFEDHGDVLEVALIRDRKTGEQQGCCFVKYATSEEAERAIRALHNQCTIPGAMGPVQVRYADGEKERHGSIEHKLFVASLNKQATAKEIEEIFAPFGHVEDVYIMKDGMRQSRGCGFVKFSSKEPALAAMNSLSGTYIMRGCEQPLIVRFADPKRPRPGESRGGPAFGGPGVSSRSDAALVIRPTANLDEQIGRHMPPDSWRPSSPSSMAPHQFNNFGPDNSMGLMGGPATSTADNVTFRPQMFHGNGSLSSQTAVPTSSHMGINPSLSQGHHLGGPQISPLQKPTGPPQNFPVQLQNAQQGQLHASQSLGPGSFGQNIPTMQLPGQLPVSQPLTQQNASAGALQAPSAVHSNPMQAVPGQQQLPSNVTPQMLQQPVQQMLSQAPQLLLQQQQAAIQSSYQSSQQTIFQLQQQLQLLQQQQQQHQQQPNLNQQPHTQVPKQQGQPVQSNTPGAPAAMMTTKINAIPQQVNSPAVSLTCNWTEHTSPEGFKYYYNSITRESKWEKPEEYILYEQQQHHQKLILLQQHQQKLVAQQLQSPPQAQTIPPVQSMQHHPQSQQGHNQMQMKQQDLNYNQLQATGTIDPSRIQQGIQAAQERSWKS